A stretch of Crossiella cryophila DNA encodes these proteins:
- a CDS encoding FAD-binding oxidoreductase, whose translation MLTFEPHSPGYDTERAAFQTNSGYRPALVVGATSAADVRAAVRLAAERNLPVAVQSTGHGLAPTGEPGVLITTHRMRELAIDPIERTARVAAGVRWGEVLDAAAPHGLVPLLGSAPHVGVPGYTVGGGLSLFGRAFGWAADRVRELEVVTADGELQRAVPGSDLYWALLGGGANLGIVTELTFELVPMPELWAGGLFFDADLIPEALRTWTEWTPTVPDTLTSSIAVIPYPDFPGVPDLLRGRRVAHIRITQAGPAADALVTPLRALGPFLDTLGPMKLTEVGTIYSDPTTPAPYYSTNRLLRDADALTTRRLLAHTPAGPHITELRHLGGALASPAPNAVGGRDAKYLATITTLRPEQATAAAHEALFAALAPWTSGGRFRNFLTDPAQARYPRRLHELKARLDPAGRFGLLPGTTTVACTTQGNHHGR comes from the coding sequence ATGTTGACCTTCGAGCCGCACTCCCCCGGCTACGACACCGAACGCGCCGCCTTCCAGACCAACTCCGGCTACCGCCCGGCCCTGGTCGTCGGCGCCACCTCCGCCGCCGATGTGCGGGCCGCGGTCCGGCTGGCCGCCGAGCGGAACCTGCCGGTCGCGGTCCAGTCCACCGGCCACGGCCTCGCTCCCACGGGAGAACCCGGAGTGCTGATCACCACCCACCGGATGCGCGAGCTGGCCATCGACCCGATCGAACGCACCGCCCGGGTCGCCGCCGGAGTGCGCTGGGGCGAGGTCCTCGACGCCGCCGCCCCGCACGGCCTGGTCCCGCTGCTGGGCAGCGCCCCGCACGTCGGCGTGCCCGGCTACACCGTGGGCGGCGGCCTGAGCCTGTTCGGCCGGGCCTTCGGCTGGGCCGCCGACCGGGTCCGCGAACTGGAGGTGGTCACCGCCGACGGCGAACTCCAGCGGGCGGTCCCCGGCTCGGACCTGTACTGGGCCCTGCTCGGCGGTGGCGCGAACCTGGGCATCGTCACCGAGTTGACCTTCGAGCTGGTCCCGATGCCGGAGCTGTGGGCGGGCGGGTTGTTCTTCGACGCCGACCTGATCCCCGAGGCACTGCGGACCTGGACCGAGTGGACCCCGACCGTCCCGGACACCCTGACCAGCTCGATCGCGGTCATCCCGTACCCGGACTTCCCCGGCGTGCCCGACCTGCTCCGCGGCCGCCGCGTCGCCCACATCCGCATCACCCAGGCAGGCCCAGCCGCCGACGCCCTGGTGACCCCACTACGCGCCCTGGGCCCGTTCCTGGACACCCTGGGCCCGATGAAGCTGACCGAGGTCGGCACGATCTACAGCGACCCCACCACCCCGGCCCCGTACTACTCCACCAACCGCCTGCTCCGCGACGCCGACGCCCTCACCACCCGCCGCCTGCTCGCCCACACCCCGGCTGGCCCGCACATCACCGAACTCCGCCACCTGGGCGGCGCGCTGGCCAGCCCGGCGCCGAACGCGGTGGGCGGCCGGGACGCGAAGTACCTGGCCACCATCACCACGCTGCGCCCGGAGCAGGCCACCGCCGCCGCGCACGAGGCGCTGTTCGCCGCGCTGGCCCCGTGGACCAGCGGCGGCCGCTTCCGCAACTTCCTCACCGACCCGGCCCAGGCCCGCTACCCGCGCCGGCTGCACGAGCTGAAGGCGCGGCTGGACCCGGCCGGGCGGTTCGGCCTGCTGCCTGGAACGACCACGGTGGCCTGCACTACCCAGGGGAATCACCACGGTCGGTGA
- a CDS encoding helix-turn-helix transcriptional regulator: MSPLARVMRLLSLLQARREWSGAELAQRLAVTDRTVRRDVEKLRELGYPVHASTGTAGGYRLVSGRNMPPLALDEEEAVAVAAGLLTAAGSGVGGVAETAVRALAKLSQILPSRLRHRVAVLAQATESVPAVSGAQVDPAVLAVLGAAVRDGELLGFGYRRRDGSAGDRRVEPHRLVTAYRLWYLLAYDPERADWRTFRVDRITDPRPTGRRFPPRELPAADTGAYLDRVLATTPYRHRAVVRIAAPPREVLGWVFRLLPARVTEAEGGSEVLLSADQPREVARDVLSLAALGAGLEIVEADELVRAELGAARDRLG, translated from the coding sequence ATGAGTCCACTGGCCAGGGTCATGCGGTTGCTGTCGTTGTTGCAGGCCCGCCGGGAGTGGTCGGGGGCGGAGCTGGCGCAGCGGCTGGCGGTCACCGACCGGACCGTGCGCCGCGATGTGGAGAAGCTGCGCGAACTGGGCTACCCGGTGCACGCCTCCACCGGCACCGCGGGCGGCTACCGGCTGGTCTCCGGCCGGAACATGCCGCCGCTGGCCCTGGACGAGGAGGAGGCGGTCGCGGTGGCCGCCGGGCTGCTCACCGCGGCGGGCAGCGGGGTCGGCGGGGTGGCCGAGACCGCGGTGCGCGCGCTGGCCAAGCTGTCCCAGATCCTGCCCTCCCGGCTGCGGCACCGGGTGGCGGTGCTGGCCCAGGCCACCGAGTCGGTACCGGCGGTCAGCGGCGCGCAGGTCGACCCCGCGGTGCTGGCCGTGCTGGGCGCGGCGGTGCGGGACGGGGAGCTGCTGGGCTTCGGCTACCGGCGGCGGGACGGCTCGGCCGGGGACCGGCGGGTCGAACCGCACCGGCTGGTCACCGCCTACCGGCTCTGGTACCTGCTGGCCTACGACCCGGAACGGGCCGACTGGCGCACCTTCCGGGTGGACCGGATCACCGATCCGCGCCCCACCGGCCGCCGGTTCCCGCCGCGCGAGCTGCCCGCCGCGGACACCGGCGCCTACTTGGACCGGGTGCTGGCCACCACGCCCTACCGGCACCGCGCGGTGGTCCGGATCGCCGCGCCACCGCGGGAGGTGCTCGGCTGGGTGTTCCGGCTGCTGCCCGCGCGGGTCACCGAGGCCGAGGGCGGCAGCGAGGTGCTGCTGAGCGCCGACCAGCCGCGCGAGGTGGCCAGGGATGTGCTGAGCCTGGCCGCGCTGGGGGCCGGGCTGGAGATCGTCGAGGCGGACGAGCTGGTCCGGGCCGAGCTGGGCGCGGCCCGGGACCGGCTGGGCTAG
- a CDS encoding DUF6104 family protein — MYFTDRGIEELEQRRGEEEVTLAWVADKLRAFVDANPDFETTIERLATFLARDDADDLDD; from the coding sequence GTGTACTTCACCGACCGCGGTATCGAGGAGCTGGAGCAGCGGCGCGGCGAGGAGGAGGTCACCCTGGCCTGGGTGGCCGACAAACTGCGCGCCTTCGTCGACGCCAACCCGGACTTCGAGACCACCATCGAGCGGCTGGCCACCTTCCTGGCCCGCGACGACGCCGACGACCTGGACGACTAG
- a CDS encoding multifunctional oxoglutarate decarboxylase/oxoglutarate dehydrogenase thiamine pyrophosphate-binding subunit/dihydrolipoyllysine-residue succinyltransferase subunit, whose product MSSSSPASQFGPNEWLVEEMYENFLADPTSVDPAWHDFFADYKPTQKSADTGETAAQSAAASTVTTTQAAPPKAPETNTNGQAPAAAPKAVTPAKAKPTPSAAATATPVKQPAGPGERKPLRGAAAAIARNMEQSLTVPTATSVRSVPAKLLADNRIVINNHLKRTRGGKVSFTHLIGYAIVRALESYPNMNRFFAETDGKPTIGTPEHVNLGLAIDLPGKDGARTLVVASIKSCESMSFLQFWQAYEDLIRKARGGKLGNDDFTGTTISLTNPGTIGTNHSVPRLTAGQGAIIGVGAMEYPAEFQGASEKALIKMGISKIITLTSTYDHRIIQGAESGEFLRRIHQLLLGEDGFYDSIFASLRIPYEPIRWVADIPDGAVDKTARVLELIDAFRSRGHLMADTDPLNYRQRRHPDLDVLSHGLTLWDLDREFAVGGFAAQERMKLRDVLGVLRNSYCRTVGIEYTHILGPAERKWLQERIEVPHSKPDQAEQIYILSKLNAAEAFETFLQTKYVGQKRFSLEGGETVIPLLDAVLDKAAEYDLDEVVIGMPHRGRLNVLANIVGKPISQIFREFEGNLDPGQAHGSGDVKYHLGAEGKYFRMFGDGEVKVSLTCNPSHLEAVDPVLEGIVRAKQDILDKGAEGFTVVPVMLHGDAAFAGQGVVAETLNLALLRGYRTGGTVHVVVNNQVGFTTAPEYSRSSQYCTDVAKMIEAPVFHVNGDDPEACVWVAKLAMEYRRAFGKDVVIDMICYRRRGHNEGDDPSMTQPAMYDLIDTKRSVRKTYTEALIGRGDISVEEAESALKDFGSQLEHVFNEVRELEKHPAVVSPSVEAEQVIPTKLKTAISLETLTHIADAHVNLPEGFSPHPRVKPVLERRAKMAREGGIDWAFAELLAFGSLVMEQRRVRLAGQDSRRGTFVQRHSVLIDRKTGKEYTPLQNLSDDQAKFLVYDSALSEFAALGFEYGYSVANPDALVLWEAQFGDFVNGAQPIIDEFISSGEAKWGQRSDVVLLLPHGHEGQGPDHTSGRIERFLQLCAEGSMTVAVPSTPASYFHLLRRHALDGINRPLVVFTPKSMLRLKTATSPVEDFTESKFHSVLADPLVADANKVDRVLLCSGKISYELNAERQKRGADNVAIVRIEQLYPVPHKKLALVLDKYPNAKDVRWVQEEPANQGAWPFLGLSLPELLPERLAGLKRVSRRAMAAPSAGSSKVHEVEQAALIAKAFD is encoded by the coding sequence GTGTCCAGCAGCAGCCCTGCGTCACAGTTCGGCCCCAATGAGTGGCTAGTCGAGGAAATGTACGAGAACTTCCTCGCTGATCCCACCTCCGTAGACCCGGCGTGGCATGACTTCTTCGCCGACTACAAGCCGACGCAGAAGTCCGCCGACACCGGCGAGACAGCGGCGCAGTCGGCCGCCGCCAGCACTGTGACAACAACCCAGGCAGCCCCCCCGAAGGCGCCGGAAACCAACACCAACGGTCAGGCCCCGGCCGCCGCTCCCAAGGCGGTCACCCCGGCCAAGGCGAAGCCGACCCCGTCGGCCGCCGCGACCGCGACCCCGGTGAAGCAGCCCGCGGGCCCCGGCGAGCGCAAGCCGCTGCGCGGCGCGGCCGCGGCTATCGCGCGGAACATGGAGCAGTCGCTGACCGTGCCGACCGCCACCTCGGTGCGTTCGGTCCCGGCCAAGCTGCTCGCGGACAACCGGATCGTGATCAACAACCACCTCAAGCGGACCCGCGGTGGGAAGGTCTCCTTCACCCACCTCATCGGTTACGCGATCGTTCGGGCGCTGGAGAGCTACCCGAACATGAACCGGTTCTTCGCCGAGACCGACGGCAAGCCGACCATCGGCACGCCGGAGCACGTCAACCTCGGCCTGGCCATCGACCTGCCGGGCAAGGACGGCGCCCGCACGCTCGTGGTGGCCTCCATCAAGAGCTGCGAGTCCATGTCCTTCCTGCAGTTCTGGCAGGCGTATGAGGACCTGATCCGCAAGGCGCGTGGCGGCAAGCTCGGCAACGACGACTTCACCGGCACCACGATCTCGCTGACCAACCCCGGCACCATCGGCACCAACCACTCGGTGCCCCGGCTGACCGCAGGCCAGGGCGCGATCATCGGCGTCGGCGCGATGGAGTACCCGGCCGAGTTCCAGGGCGCCAGCGAGAAGGCCCTGATCAAGATGGGCATCAGCAAGATCATCACGCTGACGTCCACCTACGACCACCGGATCATCCAGGGCGCCGAGTCCGGCGAGTTCCTGCGCCGGATCCACCAGCTGCTGCTGGGCGAGGACGGCTTCTACGACAGCATCTTCGCCTCGCTGCGCATCCCGTACGAGCCGATCCGCTGGGTGGCCGACATCCCGGACGGCGCGGTGGACAAGACCGCCCGCGTGCTGGAGCTGATCGACGCCTTCCGCAGCCGCGGCCACCTGATGGCCGACACCGACCCGCTGAACTACCGCCAGCGCCGCCACCCGGACCTGGACGTGCTCTCGCACGGCCTGACCCTGTGGGACCTGGACCGGGAGTTCGCCGTCGGCGGCTTCGCGGCCCAGGAGCGGATGAAGCTGCGCGATGTCCTCGGCGTGCTGCGCAACTCCTACTGCCGCACCGTGGGCATCGAGTACACCCACATCCTCGGCCCGGCCGAGCGCAAGTGGCTGCAGGAGCGGATCGAGGTCCCGCACTCCAAGCCGGACCAGGCCGAGCAGATCTACATCCTGAGCAAGCTCAACGCGGCCGAGGCCTTCGAGACCTTCCTGCAGACCAAGTACGTCGGGCAGAAGCGGTTCTCCCTCGAAGGCGGCGAGACGGTCATCCCGCTGCTGGACGCGGTGCTGGACAAGGCAGCCGAGTACGACCTGGACGAGGTCGTCATCGGCATGCCGCACCGGGGCCGCCTCAACGTGCTGGCCAACATCGTCGGCAAGCCGATCTCGCAGATCTTCCGCGAGTTCGAGGGCAACCTGGACCCGGGCCAGGCGCACGGCTCCGGCGACGTGAAGTACCACCTCGGCGCCGAGGGCAAGTACTTCCGGATGTTCGGCGACGGCGAGGTCAAGGTCTCGCTGACCTGTAACCCCTCGCACCTGGAAGCCGTGGACCCGGTGCTGGAAGGCATCGTCCGGGCCAAGCAGGACATCCTGGACAAGGGCGCCGAGGGCTTCACCGTGGTGCCGGTCATGCTGCACGGCGACGCGGCCTTCGCCGGCCAGGGTGTGGTGGCCGAGACGCTGAACCTGGCGCTGCTGCGCGGATACCGCACCGGCGGCACCGTGCACGTGGTGGTCAACAACCAGGTGGGCTTCACCACCGCGCCGGAGTACTCGCGCTCCAGCCAGTACTGCACCGACGTCGCCAAGATGATCGAGGCGCCGGTCTTCCACGTCAACGGCGACGACCCCGAGGCCTGTGTCTGGGTGGCGAAGCTGGCGATGGAGTACCGCCGGGCCTTCGGCAAGGACGTCGTGATCGACATGATCTGCTACCGGCGCCGTGGTCACAACGAGGGCGACGACCCGTCGATGACCCAGCCGGCCATGTACGACCTGATCGACACCAAGCGCTCGGTCCGCAAGACCTACACCGAGGCGCTGATCGGCCGGGGCGACATCTCGGTCGAGGAGGCCGAGAGCGCGCTGAAGGACTTCGGCAGCCAGCTGGAGCACGTCTTCAACGAGGTCCGCGAGCTGGAGAAGCACCCGGCCGTGGTGAGCCCGTCGGTGGAGGCCGAGCAGGTCATCCCGACCAAGCTCAAGACCGCGATCTCGCTGGAGACGCTGACCCACATCGCCGACGCGCACGTCAACCTGCCGGAGGGCTTCAGCCCGCACCCTCGGGTCAAGCCGGTGCTGGAACGCCGGGCCAAGATGGCCCGCGAGGGCGGCATCGACTGGGCCTTCGCCGAGCTGCTGGCCTTCGGTTCGCTGGTGATGGAGCAGCGCCGGGTCCGGCTGGCCGGTCAGGACTCCCGCCGCGGCACCTTCGTGCAGCGGCACTCGGTGCTGATCGACCGCAAGACCGGCAAGGAATACACCCCGCTGCAGAACCTGTCCGACGACCAGGCCAAGTTCCTGGTCTACGACTCGGCGCTGTCGGAGTTCGCCGCGCTCGGCTTCGAGTACGGCTACTCGGTGGCCAACCCGGACGCGCTGGTGCTCTGGGAAGCCCAGTTCGGTGACTTCGTCAACGGCGCCCAGCCGATCATCGACGAGTTCATCTCCTCGGGCGAGGCCAAGTGGGGCCAGCGCTCCGACGTCGTGCTGCTGCTGCCGCACGGCCACGAGGGCCAGGGCCCCGACCACACCTCGGGCCGGATCGAGCGGTTCCTGCAGCTGTGCGCCGAGGGCTCGATGACCGTGGCGGTGCCCTCCACCCCGGCCAGCTACTTCCACCTGCTGCGCCGGCACGCCCTGGACGGGATCAACCGCCCGCTGGTGGTGTTCACCCCCAAGTCGATGCTGCGCCTGAAGACCGCGACCAGCCCGGTCGAGGACTTCACCGAGAGCAAGTTCCACTCGGTGCTGGCCGACCCGCTGGTGGCCGATGCGAACAAGGTCGACCGGGTGCTGCTGTGCAGCGGCAAGATCAGCTACGAACTCAACGCCGAGCGGCAGAAGCGCGGCGCGGACAACGTGGCGATCGTGCGCATCGAGCAGCTCTACCCGGTGCCGCACAAGAAGCTGGCCCTGGTGCTGGACAAGTACCCCAACGCCAAGGACGTCCGCTGGGTCCAGGAGGAGCCTGCCAACCAGGGCGCGTGGCCGTTCCTGGGGCTGTCCCTGCCGGAACTGCTGCCGGAGCGGCTGGCCGGGCTCAAGCGCGTCTCGCGGCGCGCGATGGCCGCCCCGTCGGCCGGGTCCAGCAAGGTGCACGAGGTCGAGCAGGCGGCGCTGATCGCCAAGGCTTTCGACTGA
- a CDS encoding ABC transporter ATP-binding protein produces MPEPTTTAREPAGPGWIRKLSRACWAHPRIVLAAVLAAVVGVGLQAVAPLLLARAVDDAVAGSTEWLGWIVAGLGALALLSFGTGFVRRYLGGRLALDVQHDLRRSVFASVQRLDGGTQDSLRTGQVVSRAITDLQLVYSLLSMVPLAIGQVVFAVIALAAMLWLSPLLTLVALLVVPMVFVTVLRSRGVLFPATWSAQQRAADVAQHVEETVTGVRVVKGFGQEAREIGRLEAAATRLFGERLRAARLTARPNATLAALPALGQVGVLGFGGVLALNGQVTLGTFLAFATYVANLIGPARMLSSLLITSQLARASVERVYDLIDSQPEVTDAPDAAELPDGPLAVSFEDVRFGYSRGEPVLDGVSLQVAPGETLALVGTAGSGKSTVSLLLPRFYDVHAGAVKLGGSDIRGLRIAALRGAIGVVFEEAFLFSDSVRANIAYGRPEATEAEVEAAAKAAEAHEFIEALPHGYDTVVGERGLTLSGGQRQRVALARALLSDPRVLILDDATSAVDPATEAAIHATLHAVTASRTTLLIAHRRSTLALADRIAVLDGGKVVDVGTRAELTQRCALFRALLAGPGEVIEEAQAEPPERLVPGPDGITPALWPDPPAETWRPGAAARQAAAGGRPGRGGRGAALGALEPTPELLAQVDKLPPVRDEPELPGIDARAPDPGFRLRRLLDPVRSLLLLAVAFVAVDAATSIALPTLFRHGVDAGVGGRSGWALAGLVLLGVLILGVGWVAVSTQTLVTARAGESVLYLLRVRSFSQLQRLGLDYYEREMAGRIMTRMTTDVDALSTFLQTGLATAVVSVLTVGGIAVALLVTDLALALVALAALPILLGATVIFRRYSSQAYAEARERVSVVNADLQENVSGLRVSQAFTREEHSAAAFAERSDAYRRSRLRAQRYIATYFPFVTLLSDLAQAAVLGVGAYRVATGSLTAGVLLAFLLYLGLFFAPIQQLSGVFDGYQQAKVGLRRIGDLLRTPTSVPPATHPRAVPARLRGAVELRGVGFTYPGTDRPALSDISLTVRPGETIALVGATGAGKSTLVKLIARFYDATQGAVLVDGVDIRAYDLPGYRGRLGVVPQEAHLFTGDVAGNIGYGRTESTPADLEAAARSVGALPMIAGLRAGFRQPVGERGQGLSAGQRQLVALARARLVDPDLLLLDEATAALDPATEAAVLDASDRLSGERTTFVVAHRLATAARADRIVVLANGRIEEEGTHTQLLAMGGAYTRLWTAGSLDAA; encoded by the coding sequence GTGCCCGAACCGACCACCACCGCGCGGGAACCCGCGGGCCCCGGCTGGATCCGCAAGCTGAGCCGCGCCTGCTGGGCGCACCCGAGGATCGTGCTGGCCGCGGTGCTGGCCGCGGTGGTCGGGGTGGGCCTGCAGGCCGTCGCGCCGCTGCTGCTGGCGCGGGCGGTGGACGACGCGGTGGCCGGCAGCACCGAGTGGCTGGGCTGGATCGTGGCCGGGCTGGGCGCGCTGGCGCTGCTGTCCTTCGGCACCGGCTTCGTGCGCCGCTACCTGGGCGGACGGCTGGCCCTGGACGTGCAGCACGACCTGCGGCGCTCGGTGTTCGCCTCGGTGCAGCGGCTGGACGGCGGCACCCAGGACTCGCTGCGCACCGGGCAGGTGGTCTCCAGGGCGATCACCGACCTGCAGCTGGTCTACTCGCTGCTCTCGATGGTGCCGCTGGCCATCGGGCAGGTGGTCTTCGCGGTGATCGCGCTGGCCGCGATGCTGTGGCTGTCCCCGCTGCTCACCCTGGTCGCGCTGCTGGTGGTGCCGATGGTCTTCGTGACCGTGCTGCGCAGCCGCGGCGTGCTGTTCCCGGCCACCTGGTCGGCCCAGCAGCGGGCCGCGGACGTGGCCCAGCACGTGGAGGAGACGGTCACCGGGGTCAGGGTGGTCAAGGGCTTCGGCCAGGAGGCCAGGGAGATCGGCAGGCTGGAGGCGGCGGCCACCCGGCTCTTCGGCGAGCGGCTGCGCGCGGCCCGGCTGACCGCCCGGCCCAACGCCACGCTCGCCGCGCTGCCCGCGCTCGGCCAGGTCGGCGTGCTCGGCTTCGGCGGGGTGCTCGCGCTCAACGGGCAGGTCACCCTGGGCACCTTCCTGGCCTTCGCCACCTACGTGGCCAACCTGATCGGCCCGGCCCGGATGCTGTCCAGCCTGCTGATCACCAGCCAGCTGGCCAGGGCCAGCGTGGAGCGGGTGTACGACCTGATCGACTCCCAGCCCGAGGTCACCGACGCGCCGGACGCGGCCGAGCTGCCGGACGGACCGCTGGCGGTCTCCTTCGAGGACGTGCGGTTCGGCTACAGCCGGGGTGAGCCGGTGCTGGACGGGGTGAGCCTGCAGGTGGCGCCGGGCGAGACGCTGGCACTGGTCGGCACCGCGGGCTCCGGCAAGTCCACCGTGTCCCTGCTGCTGCCCCGGTTCTACGACGTGCACGCGGGCGCGGTGAAGCTGGGCGGGTCGGACATCAGGGGGCTGCGGATCGCGGCGTTACGCGGGGCGATCGGGGTGGTGTTCGAGGAGGCGTTCCTGTTCTCCGACAGCGTGCGCGCCAACATCGCCTACGGCAGGCCAGAGGCCACCGAGGCCGAGGTCGAGGCGGCGGCCAAGGCGGCGGAGGCGCACGAGTTCATCGAGGCGCTGCCGCACGGCTACGACACCGTGGTCGGCGAGCGCGGCCTCACTCTTTCCGGTGGACAACGGCAGCGGGTCGCGCTGGCCCGCGCGCTGCTGTCCGACCCCAGGGTGCTGATCCTGGACGACGCCACCTCCGCGGTGGACCCGGCCACCGAGGCCGCCATCCACGCCACCCTGCACGCGGTCACCGCGAGCCGGACCACCCTGCTCATCGCGCACCGCCGGTCCACCCTGGCGCTGGCCGACCGGATCGCGGTGCTCGACGGCGGCAAGGTGGTCGACGTCGGCACCAGGGCCGAGCTGACGCAGCGGTGCGCGTTGTTCCGGGCACTGCTGGCCGGTCCGGGCGAGGTGATCGAGGAGGCCCAGGCCGAACCGCCCGAGCGGCTGGTGCCCGGCCCCGACGGGATCACCCCCGCGCTGTGGCCGGACCCGCCTGCCGAGACCTGGCGGCCGGGCGCCGCGGCCCGCCAGGCCGCCGCCGGTGGCCGACCGGGCCGGGGCGGCCGCGGCGCCGCGCTGGGTGCGCTGGAACCGACCCCCGAACTGCTCGCCCAGGTGGACAAGCTGCCGCCGGTGCGGGACGAGCCGGAGCTGCCGGGCATCGACGCCCGCGCGCCCGACCCCGGCTTCCGGCTGCGCAGGCTGCTCGACCCGGTGCGCTCGCTGCTGCTGCTCGCGGTGGCCTTCGTGGCGGTGGACGCGGCCACCTCGATCGCGCTGCCCACCCTGTTCCGGCACGGCGTGGACGCCGGGGTCGGCGGGCGCTCCGGCTGGGCGCTGGCCGGGCTGGTGCTGCTCGGCGTGCTGATCCTGGGCGTGGGCTGGGTCGCGGTCAGCACCCAGACCCTGGTCACCGCGCGGGCCGGGGAGAGCGTGCTCTACCTGCTGCGGGTGCGCAGTTTCAGCCAGCTGCAACGGCTCGGGCTGGACTACTACGAGCGCGAGATGGCCGGGCGGATCATGACCCGGATGACCACCGACGTGGACGCGCTGTCCACGTTCCTGCAGACCGGACTGGCCACCGCGGTGGTCAGTGTGCTGACCGTCGGCGGCATCGCGGTCGCCCTGCTGGTCACCGATCTGGCGCTGGCCCTGGTCGCGCTGGCCGCGCTGCCCATCCTGCTGGGCGCCACGGTGATCTTCCGGCGGTACTCCTCGCAGGCCTACGCCGAGGCGCGGGAACGGGTCTCGGTGGTCAACGCCGACCTGCAGGAGAACGTCTCCGGGCTGCGCGTGTCCCAGGCATTCACCAGGGAGGAGCACTCCGCGGCCGCCTTCGCCGAGCGCAGCGACGCCTACCGGCGGTCCCGGCTGCGCGCCCAGCGCTACATCGCGACCTACTTCCCGTTCGTCACCCTGCTCTCCGACCTGGCCCAGGCCGCGGTGCTGGGGGTGGGCGCCTACCGGGTGGCCACCGGCTCGCTGACCGCGGGCGTGCTGCTGGCCTTCCTGCTCTACCTCGGCCTGTTCTTCGCCCCGATCCAGCAGCTGTCCGGGGTCTTCGACGGCTACCAGCAGGCCAAGGTCGGCCTGCGCCGGATCGGCGACCTGCTGCGCACTCCCACCTCGGTGCCCCCGGCCACCCACCCGCGCGCGGTGCCGGCCCGGCTTCGTGGCGCGGTGGAGCTGCGCGGCGTCGGATTCACCTATCCGGGCACGGATCGGCCCGCGTTGAGCGATATCTCGCTGACCGTGCGTCCCGGCGAGACCATCGCCCTGGTCGGCGCGACCGGCGCTGGCAAGTCCACCCTGGTCAAGCTGATCGCCCGGTTCTACGACGCCACGCAGGGCGCGGTGCTGGTCGACGGCGTGGACATCCGCGCCTACGACCTGCCCGGCTACCGCGGCAGGCTGGGCGTGGTGCCGCAGGAGGCACACCTGTTCACCGGCGACGTGGCGGGCAACATCGGTTACGGCAGAACGGAATCCACCCCGGCCGACCTGGAGGCAGCCGCCCGCTCGGTCGGCGCGCTACCCATGATCGCCGGCCTGCGCGCGGGCTTCCGCCAGCCGGTTGGCGAACGCGGCCAGGGCCTCTCCGCTGGCCAGCGCCAACTCGTCGCCCTGGCCAGAGCCCGCCTGGTGGACCCGGACCTGCTGCTCCTGGACGAGGCCACCGCCGCCCTCGACCCGGCCACCGAAGCCGCCGTCCTGGACGCCAGCGACCGCCTCAGCGGCGAACGCACCACCTTCGTGGTCGCCCACCGCCTGGCCACCGCCGCCCGAGCGGACCGCATCGTGGTCCTCGCCAACGGCCGCATCGAAGAGGAAGGCACCCACACCCAACTCCTCGCCATGGGCGGCGCCTACACCCGCCTCTGGACCGCCGGCTCCCTAGACGCCGCCTAA